The Lolium rigidum isolate FL_2022 chromosome 2, APGP_CSIRO_Lrig_0.1, whole genome shotgun sequence genomic interval GATTTGCCGAGAGGCACTTCCCCTTGATGACAAGATAGACTACACGGTTTCCTATCTGATTGGTTCACTGAATGCAAAATATAACCAAATCAAGATTAAAAGGCTAACATTAGTAGTAATAAGTAGGCTCTGTTATCTCACGAACAGACCGGAGGACCTGAAGAACTGGGTTCCTAATTAAACATGACTAGTACTTTTCTCAACATTCCACACAATACAGCTCGAGATTGCAGACAGAACTTGAATTATTCTACTCCATGTGCTGTTCCTCCATGCCGTTCCCACCTTTCTACTACGCAATAGACGCTGTGAGTTAACTAGGTCTCAAGAAACGCCTCGCCAGCGCCAGGCGGCATCCGAACCATCAGCAAGCCAGCGACGGCGCCACGTGAACCTGAATCGGTCGCGCTCTGAATCGCGCAAGTGCAGTCAGCAGCTGGCCAGTACGTCCTGCTCGTAGTCCCCTGGAGTGGCCTTCCTTCGCAGCTGGGTAGAAGGAAACGACGGGCGCCGTGGCGTATCTTCGAGTCCAGTCCATGGCCTTCGTCTCGAAGGTCGCCCTGTCGTGCCTGTACTGAAGCGCGACGCCGCGGCGAACGGGGAGGTCGAGGAGGGGGTCGTAGAGGACGGAGACGATGGAGAGGAGGGCCTTGCTGATCGTCAGCGCCGGGCTCCAGTTGTCCTTGAAGATGTCCAGGAAGATCTCCCCCTCGTTGTCGatgttcgggtggtacacctgcaGCCAAGCACAAACGATCGAGGAAAAAGAAATCAAAACGAGATGAGAATCAAACGCCGATCCATCGATCGATGTCTTTCTGGTAATAAAATTCGATCGCTTCGTTggatcgcttggaaaaaaaaTCGATCGATGTCTTTCTGGAAGAAGCAGAGGCAAATGGAGCTCGATCAATTCGTTGGTACGCCGGCGACGTACCTTGGTTTTGAAGGTGAGCTTGAGGGGCTTGAAGGGGTAGTCCTCCGGGAGCACAACGTCGAGGGGGAACGTGCCGCCGGCGTAGGGGCTGCCGGCGGGGCCGTCGATGATCACCTCGAAGTGGTACGGGTCCGTCATCGGCGACGCGCCGGGACGGCAGAACGCCGGCGGGTCGACCCACAGCACGGACAGCTCCTTCCGGACTCGCTTGATCGAGAACCGACTCCTCATTTGCCGCCCCCGTGTAGGCTGTGAAGAACTTCGTGCTTCGGCGCAGAGAAATCTACGCTATGGTAAGCAGCTAGTTGCTCACTGCTCGGGGCCAAAGGTCTCGATCGGTGCTTTATATAGAGAAGGCTAACCCTCAGACTTCTCGAGGAATCTACTTGGAGAGCGATCCCGGTAGGAGACCATATACATGGATAGATAGGGTATGGTCACTTTGCTGGTATAACTTCGATCACGCTGCGCTTATGCTGTTGCACGTCACATCATGTTGAAGAATTATCTGCACAACAAGATGATGGCAGAGTTGTTTCGTACCGCTGGCAATGCACCATGGCAGCAAAGCGAAGGAAAGCGGAACAAAGATtctgaacaagaaacaaaataaatCCCATTTTGAGCGGGCATAAGGCAGTTGAAGTCTTGAAGAGCATGTTCAGCTCAAAAAGTCACAGCATCATCGATCACAACGGTCACAACATCACTCTCTCACTCAGAGCCAACAGCCCGTAGGCCATCGCATTTCGGACACAAGGTCGATCCGTTTTTTATCCATACGCGGTGACCCACGGACACGATTGAGGCATCGGTCTATTTGCAATAGCGAGCGGGCCCAACGGCTTTAAACCGCAAAAAAAAAATGTGCCAAAAAATATAATTTACATTAACTTGGGGCCAGAAAGGTCACGTTTTACAACTAAAAAGCATGTGGATAATGCCACCGGTGGCTTCGTCCTCATCGCCGGAGTGATCTAGTCCTCCTTGCCGAGATCGATGAAGACCTGCGGCAGCGGCCACACATTCGCCCTCTGAGGAGGTGGTGGCAGTTGCTCAGctgttggcggtggcggcgttggTGCAGCCTCCTACTGCAAGCGATGGATGGCCACCTCTAATCCACTTGGCACGCTCCTCCGCCTCGGAGATGGCCATGCCGTGTGCCAAGGCTTCTTCCTCCGTGAGGTCAGCCTCCATCGGCTCATAGTCGAGGTTGTCCTCCGACGAATCCTCGATGGGCCCTCCCAAGAGCCCAGGCTGGTACTAGACCTCCGATGCCAACGCTGGGGCCCACGACACTAGTTCCTTGTAATGGTTGGCGGACCCTTGGTATTGTGACCAGTCGGGGACGCCAGGGCACGGCGTGGGGAAGTAGTAGCCGGACCAGTCCTCCGACTCATCGTTATCCTCCTCCTTCACGGGCGACATCGATGGCAACGCCTAGGGCAGCAGGGTTGGCTGCGCGTGCACCTACTGCAACTCATACTCTacgtctccccccccccccccaagtccaTAGCGGTGAGTCCACAGAGTAGGTCGGGTCTTGCCGTAGATCCGGCGGCGGGTAGGTCGGCCGTCACAGGATCTCCCGGTGGTGAGCAGGGCCGCACACGGGGATGGTGGGCTCTAGCACCCGCGCATAGTTCAGGTTCCACCCATGTGGCAAGTGGACGTTCGGCCAGGGCAGAGACACGGCAGCCTCCGCAAAAATACGTACATGTGCCGCCTCGAGCGCGGCACAGGAGGCGGGCACGGTGGCCTCTGCAAGGGCACACAGAAGAAGCAGCGGCTGCCATTGCCAGTGCCACCTCCAGTGCGAGACCCACTGGCCTCGTGGTCATTGCGGCCATGCCGGAACCAGCCGCTGCCCTTCGCCATGGCCTTGATCTAGGGTTCGGGTGTGGGAGCTAGGGTACGGCCGGTGGGAGAAGCTCTGGTAGTGGGGACTACGAGTGGATCCTTCGAGAACGACGGGTCTTCATTTAAAAAGACCATCTGCGTATGGGTGGACCACGTGGACCCGCGTCCTCGCCTAAACGCAATCTAGCACAGACGCGCGCGGATACGCGTTGTTCGCGGGCACATCAATCCCAATTTTATGTCTGAAATGCGGGCTAATTGAAAGGACAAATTCTTGTATGAGATAGAAATACAGTTCGCCGATGGACCGCATTTTTTGCCACGTGGACAGCAACGGACGTGATTTGTCCACGATGGACCGTTGAAGGTGGCCTTACACTTAACTAGAAGTCTAGAATCTAATAGGATTTTACACCCTTCTCCTCCAGAGTTATAGACGGACCCAAAATTAACAAGTATCAGTGTTTGATTATTCCAAATATATTCACACCATCATCACATACGCCAGCCTTTACATTTGCAATTAATTGTCCGTGCATGTTGGCGACGTATCCAACAAACGGATAAAGGTAATTACACAATTATTTAATGTCTCCTCGCTCACTCCCGTGGGGCCACTGGGGCAACCCTAACGCTCTCAGATTGttccggggaaaccctagatctaggcAACCCGGATCGAACGATGACGATGCTTGACGTTGTTCTCCCTTTTGGAAGCATTGTCTTGGAGCAGCCGCTAGTTGAAGGGAAAGAATTTGGAGTGGCTTCATCTTGCACGGAGGTCTTTGGCGGAGATGTCAACTAATGGCTAACCGCCAGGTGCTACGTCTAGTTATGCATGGTTCGTTAGGTGCTACGCACGGCAGATTCTTCGAAGGCTTCAAGCTACGTCGGATGTCGGGACTCGGTGGCATGGTGCCGAGAGGTCTGAGTGGCGATCACGCATGCGTGTTGATGGATGCGCGCAGGATGGTGGGGTTGTATGACGTCGTGGTGGTGTCGACGGCAAGCCTGGCAAGGTCATTACTTTGATCCTCCTGATGATGGGTTGGCGGAAGAAGGTGGCAACAGTGATTTGAGCGGGCACATTGGTGTGCGCTCAGGACGAACTGGACCGATTTGTGGTCCTGGCTCGCTGTTGGGCGGTTATGTGGACTCCAGTTTTGTGATGGTGTTGGTAGGTGTGCGGTCAGAGTGCTGACTCCGACATGATCACCCCTTTATCAAGGTTGTAGGTTAGAGAGGTGGCTTCAAATTATCTTTTGATTTTCTTTGTAAGGTTGCgttaaataataaataaagaaggtttctttcactacaagaaaagttctgatagacaacgtcccaaaatcgtccactaaggggtatttttcgtcgcctatgggcctaacccgacgatatgggttctgttgtcgaaactgcgtcaggcaaagtccaacgacgattttttcggtccgtcgcgcttgggcgcccttccgccacggaaaattggaccgttgcccaagtgtttccgggagcccgttgactgctgacgtcatgcaaactgacacgtggcagacgccgttagcgcggttaacggcgttaaccggccgaaaccccgtggtagatggtaggcccacacgaggcccgccacgtcttaagcgggccgggccggatgacatagtttgaccggtcaactatatagccgggctggtccattagttacgtgggccgggcctaacctctaaggttgatcggtcaaaacttaaatgggccggcccatttaacatgtggggtccaccttacggcaatcgggccggcccaagaagcaagtgggccgggccaaaaacacgagtgggtcccactttcctgttaaaaggccggcccatttcgtgtgtggggtccaccatatagcaagtgggccggcccaacaagctagtgggccgggccaaaaacacgagtgggtcccactttccgattactgaggtcggcccatttagtatgtggggtccaccatatagcaagtgggccggcccaacaagatagtgggcgggccaaaaacacagtgggtcccaccttctcgttaaagggccagcccatttagtatgtggggtccaccatatagcaagtgggccggcccaccaagatagtgggtcgggccaaaaacataggtgggtcccacattcccgttaatgggccggcccatttggtatgtggggtccaccatatagaaagtgggccggcccaacaagatagtgggccgggccaaaaacacaggtgggtcccaccttcctattaaagggccggcccatttaccatgtgggaccaccatatagcaagtgggctggcccaacaagatagtgggccgggccaaaagcacaggtgggccccactttcctgttaaagggccggcccaattagtatgtggggtccaccatatagcaagtgggccggcccaacaagatagtgggccgggccaaaaacacaagtgggtcccactttcctcttaaagggccggcccatttagtatgtggggtccaccacaaaagcaaatgggctggcccaactaattagtgggccggtccagtagtgggtggggtccaccttaaagcaagtgggccagcccaattagagtgtggggtccaccgtaaatcaaatgggctggcccaagaagtaagtgggccagcccgtttagttgttgtttatatgccggcataatatgcgctttaggattttgcgggcaggcacatatgtgatttcgcttaattgggccgtttaagggatgggaattcgtgatttagatactgagaatatttacgcgacattgatttacgtcggatagcctcacttaccacaagcaccaaagaaaaaatgcgcgaaagaactataaaaactaactaaatattacatcgactgcaaggcattgaaaaaaatattacggaacccagagaaattgaatggtaattaaacctagaaatacaatgaagcgatccggcaatcttttaagttgtccatgcagcacctatatctgaaacaaagacattacaagttaagacaacaacaatggaacggcaaagacactacaatattgtttgccaaagaatttggaactcatcatttcgtcgttataacaagatcattgtaatgcgcacaataagcaaacaaagagtgcatgccgcataccaacgatcaatataacga includes:
- the LOC124690575 gene encoding ubiquitin-conjugating enzyme E2-16 kDa-like, with protein sequence MPQSRFSIKRVRKELSVLWVDPPAFCRPGASPMTDPYHFEVIIDGPAGSPYAGGTFPLDVVLPEDYPFKPLKLTFKTKVYHPNIDNEGEIFLDIFKDNWSPALTISKALLSIVSVLYDPLLDLPVRRGVALQYRHDRATFETKAMDWTRRYATAPVVSFYPAAKEGHSRGLRAGRTGQLLTALARFRARPIQVHVAPSLAC